A stretch of the Aegilops tauschii subsp. strangulata cultivar AL8/78 chromosome 4, Aet v6.0, whole genome shotgun sequence genome encodes the following:
- the LOC109754555 gene encoding ras-related protein RABF1 codes for MGCSSSVPARSTGGLNNINGSSSAADSNDLRAKLVLLGDSGVGKSCIVLRFVRGQFDPTSKVTVGASFLSQTLALEDSTIVKFEIWDTAGQERYAALAPLYYRGAAAAVVVYDITSPESFKKAQYWVKELQKHGSPGIVMVLVGNKADLHESRSVPSQEAQEYAEKNSMLFMETSAKTSDNINQVFEEIAKRLPKPTAS; via the exons ATGGGCTGCTCCTCCTCCGTGCCAG CTAGAAGCACCGGAGGGCTGAACAATATCAACGGCAGCTCTTCTGCTGCTGATTCAAATGACTTGCGCGCCAAG TTGGTATTGCTCGGAGATTCTGGTGTTGGAAAAAGCTGCATCGTTCTTCGGTTTGTCCGCGGTCAGTTCGATCCAACTTCCAAG GTAACTGTTGGTGCATCATTTTTATCACAAACATTGGCGTTGGAGGATTCGACAATAGTGAAGTTTGAAATCTGGGATACTGCTGGACAAGAGAG ATATGCTGCCTTGGCACCTCTTTACTACAGAGGAGCTGCTGCTGCGGTTGTTGTCTATGACATAACTAGTCCAGAATCATTCAAGAAAGCACAATATTGGGTGAAG GAACTTCAAAAACATGGTAGTCCTGGTATTGTCATGGTTTTGGTTGGTAATAAAGCTGATCTACATGAAAGTCGAAGTGTACCTTCTCAG GAGGCACAAGAGTATGCAGAGAAGAACAGCATGTTATTCATGGAGACGTCAGCAAAAACATCTGATAATATAAATCAAGTATTTGAG GAAATTGCGAAGAGGTTGCCCAAGCCAACGGCGTCCTGA